A genomic stretch from Plasmodium reichenowi strain SY57 chromosome 2, whole genome shotgun sequence includes:
- a CDS encoding hypothetical protein (conserved Plasmodium protein, unknown function), with protein MNTHKNNERFDEYSLNNNSNLNAYVNMSNEAHNNFLVNRRNDMNYEMYNSINSGHMSNINNNTNNLQDAYINKELHYMNSDKINIAKNHQNVHMTATYNNMDKNNANNNIIHLNNHINMTDDQNYFYNSTTNNNMNNTLKENNFNNNMNINNNMNTVNNSFYHNTDNNFLNFTRNQNEQDTYVNNNIINNFNNPNVDKNINNNNNANKNVESVNKFNHIYNMQNFNYFIPNMSNGKNGNLENNASLSNNVNSVSTISELHNFNYVNNMDLNNMNMNNVDMNNMNMNNVDMNNMNMNNMNMNNMNMNNMDVNNMNMNNMDVNNMNMNNMDNMNNMDNMNNMDNMNNMKNLSNFNNSYQYNNIPQFNSSSRFNNITHFNNGISHNANNVPNFSNSAHLDNSNNMNRLNAVNNFGDINSFHDPLNEMQVLNKNVNMQNENHFNVMNDEMKNYNNVKRINSLSHIPYMNNLKNYNEHTSMLKGKGNTNRKKSNNLKINNNPGSVNARAISENNQSTAHGNIPMGSVDKVIKHDRMDNGLKNINNMNSMNNMNSMNNMNNMNNMINMNNMNNMNDMNNMNDMNNMNNMSNMNNTSILNNNNKKITKRGRAKKNSTININNINKMNSTNNKSSVNNMNSVNNMNSVNNINNVNNINNVNNINNVNNINNVNNINNVNNINNVNNMNYMNNMFSVNPQMNILGIMKDINNNNITVSNKNKLMNNYINDNNIMNIEGSINETYNFDGTLNNKNVSNNNNNDKGVLNTLNRSKSSSYIKPHRNLTIPINMYMNNTYMYNSKAYVNYENQNWIAQQVCNDKNILSLNEGPRYNDNNNNNNNNNNNNNNNNNNNNNNNNNNNNNNNNNHSIINNNNNHSIINNNNNHSIINNNIAQGIHRGNMINNQNFDELSYNPNGIFLEKNTITNYNEMLGSGYNNMYDKNAAKGNMNLIGKHSNYDLMKNGNMVNGYKLNMQKVQKGMNEVGKKRAPRRRAKTINLKSINRFNTVSLGLKGNHNMDNMENMNNMENMNNMENMINMGNVNNVNNMNNVNNVNNVNNMNNVNNVNNVNNMNNTNNMNNMNNTNNMNHTNNMNNIDNNMVYNLNNMVTNLNYMDNKINNAGNNLNGEFSKRILYNRSKSTENIKEMMHPHNEANNISGNNISDSNNITLNKNLVEMILRNNKPSIDKNIHESVNRSYTSFLMNIGSSYLKKKKSEEIKTGENNTENNKGIVNVNSQVEEKGKSENKSILEIKKEGQIKNVIYNNNNNSNEKDQNGDQYQGQNKNHKEDQLKDQNNNQDQLHDQNKNQDQLHDQNKNQGQLHDQNKNHGQLHDQNKNQGQLQNENYNQNYNQNYYQNHYQNDHQKDHQNDHQNHYPYQCQDQGVSKEINNKEIEENINKLNEESGENNNLEILDEEEITNKSVISNTMNMVELKNENKNEMMINDIKKEEEISAQIVEPVKKRGRKKGSKIVHKNITNEHILSQLKEPKRKGRKRKIWIQPLDNYNKVEDNKLKEYTNNIDIRDDNKANTPNEDVTTNNVTTLCCNKKTKYESMNPNSIRNMFILLRNKLSNLNVKNTMNSHSEINMLINNFIYILKIMNKHKQMLENIYTINFTNIDDICVRNYLEKHFPFIKGYRNKYEITDDLFMQGNGDSHLSKDINCINGNEDIGLNANCEQNEDNVNHEKSYMYNYKNDNSITNMEKSPNNITLVHKNIKDEDNFETIFLKTRSSFSSVDSNIIHIDNTQNFKLSNSSENKLNQFEKKTVLLANDILCDAKKEIEQSYMNSQEKEKNYLH; from the coding sequence atgaatacacataaaaataatgaacGTTTTGATGAATATTCtttgaataataattcaaattTGAATGCATACGTAAACATGTCGAATGAGGCGCACAATAATTTTTTAGTAAATAGAAGGAATGATATGAATTATGAAATGTATAATTCTATTAATTCTGGACACATGtctaatataaataataatacaaataatttacaagatgcttatataaataaagaattacattatatgaatagtgataaaataaatatagcAAAAAATCATCAGAATGTTCATATGACTGcaacatataataatatggataaaaataacgcaaataataatatcatacatttaaataatcatataaatatgacAGATGATCAAaactatttttataattcaactacaaataataatatgaataatacattaaaggaaaataactttaataataatatgaatattaataataatatgaatactgtaaataattctttttatcaTAACACCGATAATAACTTCCTTAACTTCACAAGAAATCAAAACGAACAAGATacatatgtaaataataatatcattaaTAACTTCAACAACCCAAATGTAGATAAAAACattaacaataataataatgctaacaaaaatgtagaatctgtaaataaatttaaCCATATATACAACATGCAAAACtttaattatttcattCCTAATATGAGTAATGGAAAAAATGGGAACCTGGAAAACAACGCAAGCTTATCCAATAATGTAAATAGTGTAAGTACTATAAGTGAATTGCATAATTTCAATTATGTGAATAATATGGActtgaataatatgaacatgAATAATGTggatatgaataatatgaacatgAATAATGTggatatgaataatatgaacatgaataatatgaacatgaataatatgaacatgaataatatggacgtgaataatatgaacatgaataatatggacgtgaataatatgaacatgAATAATATGGACAACATGAACAATATGGACAACATGAATAATATGGACAACATGaacaatatgaaaaatttatCTAATTTTAACAATTCATATcaatataacaatattcCTCAATTTAATAGTTCATCAcgttttaataatataactCATTTTAATAATGGGATATCCCACAATGCTAATAATGTGCCGAATTTTAGTAACAGCGCGCATTTAgataattcaaataatatgaatagaTTAAATGCGGTGAATAATTTCGGTGACATTAATTCTTTTCATGATCCATTGAATGAAATGCAagtattaaataaaaatgtaaatatgCAGAACGAAAACCATTTTAATGTTATGAATGATGagatgaaaaattataacaaCGTAAAGCGTATTAATAGTTTATCACATATTCCctatatgaataatttgaaaaattataatgagCATACGAGTATGCTGAAAGGAAAGGGAAATACgaatagaaaaaaaagtaataacttaaaaattaataataatccCGGGAGTGTTAATGCTCGAGCGATATCTGAAAATAATCAGAGCACTGCACATGGTAATATTCCCATGGGAAGTGTTGATAAGGTGATTAAACATGATCGTATGGATAATGGTctgaaaaatattaacaatatgaatagtatgaataatatgaatagtatgaataatatgaacaatatgaacaatatgattaatatgaacaatatgaacaatatgaatgatatgaacaatatgaatgatatgaacaatatgaacaatatgagcaatatgaacaatacaagtattttaaataataataataagaagaTTACTAAAAGAGGAAGGGCCAAGAAAAATAGTAccattaatataaataatattaataaaatgaatagCACGAATAACAAGAGTAGTGTGAACAATATGAATAGTGTGAACAATATGAATAGTGtgaacaatataaataatgtgaataatataaataatgtgaacaatataaataatgtgaataatataaataatgtgaacaacataaataatgtgaacaacataaataatgtgaataatatgaactatatgaataatatgtttaGTGTAAACCCCCAAATGAATATCCTGGGTATAAtgaaagatataaataacaataatataacggttagtaataaaaataagcttatgaataattatattaatgataataatataatgaatattgAAGGTAGCATAAATgaaacatataattttgatggtacattaaataataaaaatgtttccaataataataataatgataaagGTGTTTTAAATACGTTGAATAGAAGTAAAAGTAGTTCGTATATAAAACCTCACCGAAACCTTACAATACCaataaatatgtacatgaataatacatatatgtataattcAAAAGCGTATGTGAATTACGAAAATCAAAATTGGATAGCACAACAAGTTTGTAATGATAAAAACATCTTATCATTAAATGAAGGTCCAAGgtataatgataataataataataataataataataataataataataataataataataataataataataacaacaataataataataacaacaataataataataatcacagtattattaataataataataatcacagtattattaataataataataatcacagtattattaataataatattgcTCAGGGTATACATCGTGgaaatatgataaataatcaaaatttTGATGAACTATCTTATAACCCTAATGGTATTTTTcttgaaaaaaatacaattacaaattataatgaaatgTTAGGATCaggatataataatatgtatgatAAAAATGCTGCAAAAGGTAATATGAATCTTATCGGCAAACATAGTAATTATGACTTAATGAAGAATGGTAATATGGTAAATggatataaattaaatatgcAAAAAGTTCAAAAAGGTATGAATGAAGTGGGGAAAAAAAGAGCACCTCGTAGGAGAGCGAAAAcaattaatttaaaaagtataaaCCGTTTTAACACTGTTTCTTTAGGTTTGAAGGGAAATCataatatggataatatggaaaatatgaataatatggaaaatatgaataatatggaaaatatgATTAATATGGGTAACGTGAACAATGTGaacaatatgaacaatGTGAACAATGTGAACAATGTGaacaatatgaacaatGTGAACAATGTGAACAATGTgaacaatatgaataatacgaacaatatgaataatatgaacaatacGAACAATATGAACCATACGAACAACATGAACAATATAGATAACAATATGGTTTACAATTTGAACAATATGGTTACCAACTTGAATTATATGGATAATAAGATTAACAATGCAGGTAATAATTTGAATGGTGAATTTTCAAAGCgaattttatataaccGTTCAAAGAGCActgaaaatataaaagagATGATGCATCCTCATAATGAAgcaaataatatatcaggaaataatataagtgatagtaataatattaccCTAAATAAGAATCTTGTAGAAATGATTTTAAGAAATAACAAACCCAGcatagataaaaatatccATGAGAGTGTCAATAGATCATATACCAGCTTCCTAATGAATATTGGATCCTCctatttaaagaaaaaaaaaagtgaaGAAATTAAAACTGGGGAAAATAATACCGAAAATAACAAAGGTATAGTAAATGTGAACAGTCAGGTAGAAGAGAAAGGTAAAAGTGAAAATAAGAGCATTCTAGAGATAAAAAAAGAGGgacaaataaaaaatgtcatatataataataataataatagtaatgaAAAAGATCAAAATGGAGATCAATATCAAGgtcaaaataaaaatcataAGGAAGACCAACTTAAAGATCAAAATAACAATCAAGATCAACTTCACgatcaaaataaaaatcaaGATCAACTTCACgatcaaaataaaaatcaaGGTCAACTCCACgatcaaaataaaaatcaCGGTCAACTCCACgatcaaaataaaaatcaaGGTCAACTTCAAAATGAAAACTATAATCAAAACTATAATCAAAACTATTATCAAAATCACTATCAAAACGACCATCAAAAAGACCATCAAAACGACCATCAAAACCACTATCCATATCAATGCCAGGATCAAGGAGTAAGcaaagaaataaataataaagaaatagaagaaaacataaacaaattaaatgaaGAGTCAGgtgaaaataataatttggAAATTTTGgatgaagaagaaataaCAAACAAATCAGTAATAAGCAATACAATGAATATGGTAGAActaaaaaatgaaaataagaATGAGATGATGATTAAcgatataaaaaaagaagaagaaatatCTGCACAAATAGTAGAACCtgtaaaaaaaagaggaagaaaaaaaggaaGTAAAATTGTCcacaaaaatattactaATGAACACATTTTATCTCAGTTAAAAGAACCAAAGAGAAAAGGAAGAAAACGTAAAATATGGATACAACCATtagataattataataaagttgaagataataaattaaaagaatatacaaataatatagacATAAGAGATGATAATAAAGCAAATACCCCAAATGAAGATGTAACAACAAATAATGTAACTACATTATgttgtaataaaaaaacaaaatatgaAAGCATGAATCCAAATAGTATTCGAAATATGTTCATTTtattaagaaataaattaagcaatttaaatgtaaaaaatacCATGAATAGTCATTcagaaataaatatgttaattaataattttatatatatcttaaaAATCATGAATAAACATAAACAAATgttagaaaatatatataccatcaattttacaaatattGATGATATATGTGTCCGAAATTATTTAGAAAAACATTTCCCGTTCATAAAAGGatatagaaataaatatgaaattaCTGATGATCTCTTCATGCAGGGAAATGGTGATAGTCACCTGTCCAAGGATATTAATTGTATAAATGGGAATGAGGATATTGGTTTAAATGCGAACTGTGAACAAAACGAAGATAATGTAAATCATGAAAAGAgttatatgtataattacAAGAATGATAACAGTATCACAAATATGGAGAAGTCTCCAAATAATATCACACTtgttcataaaaatataaaggaTGAAGACAATTTCGaaacaatatttttaaaaacacGTAGTTCTTTTAGTAGTGTAGAtagtaatattattcatattgaTAATACACAAAATTTTAAACTTTCCAATTCTTcagaaaataaattaaaccaatttgaaaaaaaaactgTATTATTAGCCAATGATATTTTATGTGACGCCAAAAAAGAAATCGAACAAAGTTACATGAACAGTCaggaaaaagaaaaaaattaccTGCACTAG
- a CDS encoding mitochondrial ribosomal protein L12 precursor, putative, producing MKRNKILLRRYFSSDNIFNKNVKNGHTLLLYNKIRNNLVLKKYVSSSIFDVFDKIKDSNNKEHDETTDENINKKRKPSKKVLKLVDEILNLTLIEAADLCDLCQEKLEGNQKFNNSFFINRNPFPHPSNFFGANQNIFPQPTAQNAMNINTNVVNDHTTCTTDSTLDSKEEKLEKKKNEEKKNTKSTFNVKLEKFDVKNKINTIKEIRKITNVGLKEAKDMVESAPFYIQKNVPSEKAEEMKKSFEQLGATIILE from the exons ATGAAAAGGAATAAAATACTACTAAGAAGATATTTCAGCAGTgataacatttttaataaaaatgtaaaaaatgGACATACCCTTTTGctttataataaaataagaaataatttagtcttaaaaaaatatgttagTAGTAGTATTTTTGATGTATTcgataaaataaaagattctaataataaagaacaTGACGAAACAACagatgaaaatataaataaaaaaaggaaacCATCTAAAAAAGTGTTAAAACTTGTAGAtgaaattttaaatttaacATTAATAGAAGCAGCTGATTTATGTGATTTATGTCAAGAAAAATTAGAAGGAAAtcaaaaatttaataattccttttttattaatagaAATCCTTTTCCTCATCcatctaatttttttggtgctaatcaaaatattttccCACAACCTACTGCACAGAATGcgatgaatataaatactaATGTTGTAAATGATCATACTACATGTACTACAGATTCTACACTTGATAgtaaagaagaaaaattagaaaaaaaaaaaaatgaagagaaaaaaaatacgAAAAGTACATTCAATGTAAAACTAGAAAAATTTGAcgtaaaaaataaaattaataccattaaagaaataagaaaaattacTAACGTAGGATTAAAGGAAGCGAAAGATATGGTAGAAAGTGCTCCCTTCTACATACAAAAGA atgTACCTTCCGAAAAAGCCgaagaaatgaaaaaaagtTTTGAACAACTAGGTGCAACAATAATTTtggaataa